One Syngnathoides biaculeatus isolate LvHL_M chromosome 4, ASM1980259v1, whole genome shotgun sequence DNA window includes the following coding sequences:
- the LOC133499980 gene encoding tubulin beta-1 chain, giving the protein MREIVHLQAGQCGNQIGAKFWEVISDEHGIDPTGTYHGDSDLQLDRINVYYNEASGGKYVPRAVLVDLEPGTMDSVRSGPFGQVFRPDNFVFGQSGAGNNWAKGHYTEGAELVDSVLDVVRKEAESCDCLQGFQLTHSLGGGTGSGMGTLLISKIREEYPDRIMNTFSVVPSPKVSDTVVEPYNATLSVHQLVENTDETYCIDNEALYDICFRTLKLTTPSYGDLNHLVSATMSGVTTCLRFPGQLNADLRKLAVNMVPFPRLHFFMPGFAPLTSRGSQQYRSLTVPELTQQMFDAKNMMAACDPRHGRYLTVAAIFRGRMSMKEVDEQMLNVQNKNSSYFVEWIPNNVKTAVCDIPPRGLKMAATFIGNSTAIQELFKRISEQFTAMFRRKAFLHWYTGEGMDEMEFTEAESNMNDLVSEYQQYQDATAEEEGEFGEEEEEEMA; this is encoded by the exons TTCTGGGAGGTTATCAGTGATGAGCATGGCATCGACCCAACTGGCACATACCATGGTGACAGTGACCTGCAGCTGGACAGGATCAATGTCTATTATAATGAAGCATCAG GTGGAAAATATGTTCCCCGGGCTGTACTTGTTGACCTGGAGCCAGGCACAATGGACTCTGTGAGGTCTGGACCTTTTGGTCAGGTCTTTAGACCAGACAACTTTGTCTTTG GCCAGAGTGGTGCTGGTAACAACTGGGCTAAGGGTCATTACACAGAAGGTGCAGAACTGGTGGACTCTGTCTTAGATGTGGTGAGAAAGGAGGCAGAGAGCTGCGACTGCCTCCAGGGTTTCCAGCTCACACACTCTCTGGGTGGTGGTACTGGCTCCGGAATGGGCACTCTCCTCATCAGCAAAATCCGTGAAGAGTACCCAGACCGCATCATGAACACCTTCAGCGTGGTCCCCTCTCCAAAAGTATCTGACACAGTGGTTGAGCCCTACAATGCTACACTGTCTGTCCACCAGCTGGTAGAGAACACTGATGAGACCTATTGCATTGACAACGAGGCGCTGTATGATATCTGCTTCCGCACACTTAAGCTCACCACTCCCTCCTACGGTGACCTCAACCACCTGGTTTCTGCCACTATGAGCGGTGTCACCACATGCCTCAGGTTCCCCGGGCAGCTTAACGCTGACCTGCGGAAACTGGCTGTCAACATGGTGCCCTTCCCCCGTCTGCACTTCTTCATGCCGGGCTTCGCTCCCCTCACAAGCAGAGGCAGCCAGCAGTACAGGTCGCTTACAGTACCTGAGCTCACTCAGCAGATGTTTGATGCCAAAAACATGATGGCTGCCTGCGATCCACGCCACGGGCGCTACTTGACCGTGGCCGCCATCTTCCGTGGCCGCATGTCCATGAAGGAGGTTGATGAACAGATGCTCAACGTGCAGAACAagaacagcagctactttgtcGAATGGATCCCCAACAATGTCAAGACCGCAGTGTGTGACATTCCCCCTCGTGGCCTCAAGATGGCTGCTACCTTCATTGGCAACAGCACAGCCATCCAAGAGCTATTCAAGCGCATCTCAGAGCAGTTTACAGCCATGTTCAGGCGCAAAGCTTTCCTCCACTGGTACACAGGTGAGGGTATGGATGAGATGGAGTTCACTGAGGCAGAGAGCAACATGAATGACCTGGTATCAGAGTACCAGCAGTACCAGGATGCTACTGCTGAGGAGGAGGGAGAATTtggtgaagaggaggaggaggaaatggCCTAA